A window of the Bacillus sp. A301a_S52 genome harbors these coding sequences:
- a CDS encoding tripartite tricarboxylate transporter permease, with the protein MDIITQLLLPGTLLFLVIGSVLGLFIGALPGLSATMGVAILTPMTFWLPPEQGLAMLISIYCTAIFAGGIPAILVNTPGTPASMVTAFDGYPLTLKGKGGLALGINAIYSGLGGIISVIFLILAAQPIAAFALHFGAAEYFALAVFGLSMMISISGKSIRKGIICGFLGLFIATVGLDPMTSTPRFTFDQTFLYDGVSFIPIMIGLFGIGEVFYQISSSGADFSRKNVKRKIGRILPLKKERKEMRKPFWFSALISPIIGAIPGAGGDIASIVTWEQSKRFSKGKKKEEYGKGSLGGLAATTTANNGVIGGAFTTMLTLGLPGDAVTAILIGSLMMYGMQPGPNLFLENPDIVHTIMGLLLMANILVIVIGLIGANLFSRIMLIRKEYIWLSVILFCVIGAYALNNSYFDVWIVLVCGIIGFLFRRLDYPLGPLILGLILGPMAEANFRRALVMSPDQPYAIFFTRPIALILLTIAILSLCWPLFRKIMLLFRSNKQG; encoded by the coding sequence ATGGATATTATCACACAGTTGCTGTTGCCTGGGACTCTCCTTTTTTTAGTGATTGGAAGTGTATTAGGACTTTTTATAGGCGCTCTCCCAGGGCTTAGCGCTACTATGGGAGTGGCCATATTAACCCCGATGACTTTCTGGTTGCCTCCTGAGCAAGGGCTAGCTATGCTTATTTCAATATATTGTACAGCTATTTTTGCAGGGGGGATTCCAGCTATTCTCGTTAACACGCCAGGAACACCAGCATCAATGGTTACAGCTTTCGATGGCTATCCCCTCACATTAAAAGGGAAAGGGGGCTTAGCTTTAGGAATAAATGCTATATATTCTGGCTTAGGTGGCATTATAAGTGTCATTTTTCTCATTTTAGCTGCTCAGCCGATTGCTGCTTTTGCTTTACATTTTGGAGCGGCAGAATATTTTGCTCTTGCTGTATTTGGTCTATCGATGATGATAAGTATATCGGGAAAATCAATTAGAAAGGGAATTATTTGCGGCTTTCTAGGCTTATTCATTGCTACAGTTGGCCTTGATCCTATGACTAGTACGCCGAGATTTACATTTGATCAAACATTCCTTTATGATGGTGTTTCGTTTATTCCTATTATGATAGGTTTATTCGGCATAGGAGAAGTATTTTATCAAATTTCAAGCAGTGGTGCTGATTTTAGTAGAAAAAATGTGAAGAGGAAAATAGGTAGAATTTTACCATTGAAAAAAGAGCGCAAAGAGATGCGAAAGCCCTTTTGGTTCTCAGCTCTTATATCTCCTATCATTGGGGCGATTCCAGGCGCAGGTGGAGATATTGCTTCTATTGTTACATGGGAACAGAGCAAACGATTTTCAAAGGGAAAGAAGAAAGAGGAATATGGGAAAGGTTCATTAGGTGGTCTGGCAGCGACGACAACAGCTAATAACGGGGTTATTGGGGGAGCGTTCACTACCATGTTAACGCTGGGGCTGCCTGGTGATGCAGTGACGGCTATCCTTATCGGCTCTCTCATGATGTACGGTATGCAACCAGGTCCTAATCTTTTTTTAGAAAATCCTGATATTGTTCATACGATTATGGGCTTGCTCCTCATGGCTAACATTTTAGTTATTGTCATTGGATTAATAGGGGCTAACTTATTTTCAAGAATTATGTTGATAAGAAAAGAATACATTTGGTTATCCGTTATTCTTTTTTGTGTCATTGGGGCCTATGCTCTTAACAATTCTTATTTTGATGTTTGGATCGTTCTAGTTTGCGGTATAATTGGATTTCTTTTTCGAAGGCTTGACTATCCTCTTGGCCCATTAATTTTAGGCCTTATTTTAGGGCCAATGGCAGAAGCGAATTTTAGACGAGCCCTCGTTATGTCACCTGATCAACCGTATGCTATTTTCTTTACACGTCCTATTGCACTTATTTTGTTAACGATAGCGATCTTGTCTTTATGTTGGCCATTGTTTAGAAAAATAATGTTACTGTTTAGGAGCAATAAGCAAGGGTAA